The DNA region CTGCAGGACGTCGACCCCGAAGTCGGTGGCGATGCCCGCGAGCCCCGAGGCGTAGCCCTGCCCGATGGCGCGGAACTTCCAGTCCGCGCCGTGCCGGTACAACTCGCCGAACACCATCGCCGTCTCGCTGCCCGTCTCCGGCGTGACGTCGTAGCGGGCCACCTCGGCGCCGCCGTCCGCGTCGGTGAGGCGGACGTACGCGCCGCGCACCTGCCCGAAGGTCTGCCGGCGCTGCGCCGCGTCGTAGATCGCCACCGCGAAGACGACCTTCTGCACGTCGGCCGCGACGTCCGCGAGCCGGACCTCGATCCGCTCCCGGTCCTCGCCCCCGCCGCCCGTGCCGAGGTGACGCACCGCGCCGTCCGGGCTCTGCAGGTTGTTGAAGAAGACGAAGTGCTGGTCCGTGGGCACCTTCCCGGACGCCCCGCAGAGCAGGGCGCTGGCGTCCAGGTCGTAACCGGCGCCGGCCGTCCAGCCGAGGCAGACCCGGACGGACCGCACGCCGGGCGCCTGCCGGTTCAGGGAGACGTTGCCACCCTTCGTCAGGGCCACACTCATGGGGTTTCCTCCACCACCGTCCGAATCACGCTGTCCGACCACGACAACGCCGTCGACGTCACGCCGGTTCCCGGTCGCCCGGTCAGAACCGGACGGGGAGTTCCAGCAGGCCACGGGCCCGCAGGGCGGGTCGGTGGCGCAGCTGCTCGACCGGGACGTCCAGGGCCAGCGCGGGGAAGCGGCGCAGCAGCGCCGTGATCGCGAGCGCCGTCTCCATCCGGGCCAGCGGGGCGCCCAGGCAGTAGTGGATGCCGTGGCCGAGGGCGAGGTGGCCGTTCTCCCGGCGGCGCAGGTCCAGCCGGTCGGGGTGGGTGAACTGCTCGGGGTCGCGGTTGGCGGAGGCGAGCGAGAGCAGCACCGTCTCCCCCGCCGGGATGGTGACGCCGCCGATGGTGACGTCCTCGCGCGGGAAGCGGCGGATGGCCAGCGGGCCCGGGCCGTCGAAGCGGGCGAACTCCTCGACGGCGCCAGCGATCAGCTCCGGCTCGGCGCGCAGCGCGGCGAGCTGCTCGGGGTGGGTGAGCAGGGCGAGGACGGCGTTGGCGATCAGGTGGACGGTGTTCTCGTAGCCGGCGAAGAGGATCAGGAAGGCCAACGAGGTCAGCTCGTCCTCGCTCAGCCGGTCCTGCTCGTCCCGGACGGCGATCAGGTCGGAGAGCAGGTCGTCGGCCGGCTCGGTGCGCTTGCGCTCGATCAGGCCGGTGAAGAACCCGAGCATCGCCTTGACGGCGTCGCGGGCCTGCTCGGGGCGGGCCGGGTCCGGGGTGATCAGGGCGTCGGTCCAGGCGCGGAAGTCGTGCCGGTCGTCCTCGGGGACGCCGAGCAGGTCGCAGATGACCGTGATCGGCAGCGGCGCGGCGTAGCTCGCGAGCAGGTCGGCGCGGCGGGTCGGCGCGGAGGTGTCCTCCATGGCGTCGAGGAGTTGCTCGGCGACGCGCTCGATCGGCGCGCGCAGGGCGGCGACCCGGCGCGGGGTGAACGCCCGGGCGACCAGGCGGCGGATCCGGGTGTGGTCCGGCG from Kitasatospora cathayae includes:
- a CDS encoding TerD family protein, whose translation is MSVALTKGGNVSLNRQAPGVRSVRVCLGWTAGAGYDLDASALLCGASGKVPTDQHFVFFNNLQSPDGAVRHLGTGGGGEDRERIEVRLADVAADVQKVVFAVAIYDAAQRRQTFGQVRGAYVRLTDADGGAEVARYDVTPETGSETAMVFGELYRHGADWKFRAIGQGYASGLAGIATDFGVDVLQPSPAAAPVAASTAPPPPVAASTAPPPPVAPAAPAPAAVPAVPKTQPATGSSAVTCFFDPTHGVGTAVVLWQPQWGVPRQIETCAACAQRVQTTVPPFYTPPQAGYPQQQVQPQVPAQQHEQGGRRFGTGAMLGAGAAGLVGGMLLNEALSDDEPHVVVNNYYEDDDDSFF
- a CDS encoding cytochrome P450 family protein, with the protein product MTSLDPTVKSLLADPYGAYAKLRAEAPVQRIVGLDGLPAWLVTRYPDVRQALADPRLALDKVHAAPGNYRGLALPPALDANLLNMDPPDHTRIRRLVARAFTPRRVAALRAPIERVAEQLLDAMEDTSAPTRRADLLASYAAPLPITVICDLLGVPEDDRHDFRAWTDALITPDPARPEQARDAVKAMLGFFTGLIERKRTEPADDLLSDLIAVRDEQDRLSEDELTSLAFLILFAGYENTVHLIANAVLALLTHPEQLAALRAEPELIAGAVEEFARFDGPGPLAIRRFPREDVTIGGVTIPAGETVLLSLASANRDPEQFTHPDRLDLRRRENGHLALGHGIHYCLGAPLARMETALAITALLRRFPALALDVPVEQLRHRPALRARGLLELPVRF